DNA from Prunus persica cultivar Lovell chromosome G6, Prunus_persica_NCBIv2, whole genome shotgun sequence:
AGACGGGGTGGTTTAACCTTTTTGGGAAGAGAGTGGTGGATGGGGGCTGGTGGTacagaaggagaagaaggtgGTGATGGAGGTGATGCGGTAACGATGTCAGAGGGGAAAACGGGGGCAACAATGTCGGAAGAAGCCGTGAGATCAAGTGGGGCGGAAGGAGATGGAGTACGTGGTGAGGTTAGGTCTGGAGAGATAAGTGGAGTAGATGACAAATCAGATAAAGGAAGAGCTAAAATAGGAGGTGGAGGTTCTGTGTGAGAGGAAGAAGGTAAACTTTTGAAAGGAAAATGACTCTCATGAAAAACGACATCACGACTGGTAAAATTTTTTCTAGTGGTAAGATCAAATAATTTGTAGGCTTTTGACCAAAAGGGTAATTGAGAAAAACACAGCGCTTGGCTCTAGTGTCAAATTTATGGGAAGGTTGGACAATGGTGGCATAGGCTAAACAACCAAAAATGCGGAGGTGAGTGTAAGAAGGAGGTTTATGGTACAACTTCTCATAGGGGGATTGCTTGGATAAAAGGGCAGCGGGTAGACGATTGATCAAGTATATGGCGGTGAGAACACACTCCcccccaaaaagaaataggGAGATTTGCCTAAAAATGTAAAGCCCTAGCCATCTTTATGATATGTCAATGCTTGCGCTCtacaacaccattttgttgtgatgTGTAGACGCAAGTATGTTGATAGATGACCCTATGTTCATGAAAGAAACGGCGCATGGAAGAAAATTCACCTCCATTATCAGCCCGTATTTGTTGTATTTTAGAATTGAATTGTGTCTGGacaaaggcaaaaaaagaTTTAAGCAAGTTCTGTGTTTTAGATTTATGTTGCTGAGAAATAACAATGTGAACCTAGTAAAGTCATCCACAATAGTTAGAAAATAACGGGCCCCTGAAAAAGATGTAGTTTTATGAGGCCCCCAAATGTCGCAATGAATAAGAGAGAATGATTTGGAAGAGGAAATGGAACTTAAATTAAAAGGTACTCGAGTTTGTTTTGCCAAGGGACAAACCGCGCAAGCATTATTTGAAAAAGGGAAATTCAAAACATTCTTAGCTAAAAATTGTAAACGAGAAGATGATGGATGACCTAAATGGCTATGCTAGAGGTGAGAGGCATGAGCATGGTTGCAAGATGGTTGGAGGAGGGAAGGCTTGTCTGACGTCAAAGAAACCAGATAGTAAAAGCTTCCTTGCTGTTTACCCAAACCAATCATCTTCCTTATAGCCAAGTCCTGCAAAATGCAccaattaggaaaaaaaaagatggaaCAATGAAGTTCTTGTGTAAGGTTGCTTACTAACATCAAATTAACTTTGAAGCTAGGCACATacaagagtttttttttaaagaaagagatgagTTGAGAGAGGTATTCCCAATGGAAATAATAGAAGCCTTTTCACCGCTAGGCAATACAACTGGTGGAATGGAAGGGTTGGCATTTATGGATGTAAAAGAATGTGAGGTAGATGTAATATGATCTTTTGCTCCACTATCAATCAGCCAGTGGTGTAAAGGTAAAAGGAAACATGACAAACCTGCAGAGTTTTATTGTGGCTCTTTCTTATCATTCATCATGGTAAGAATCTGCTGATACTCACTATTAGAGAGGTTTGGCATGGCAGACTTCAACTCTTGCATAGTGGGATTGTTTTGCACATGATTAGCAGAGGAACTTGAGCCTTTCTTAGATATATAAGCATTGGACTGGCCACAGGTTTCTCTCTGTCCCTGTAACCTGTGTGCGTTTGCAATTGTCAAGTTTTCTTAATGTCTTTGTGAAGGAATAATACTACTcataccacatttgtataccacattctCATACCATCTTATGTGGCAGATGAGGTGGATagtcacatcaattaaaattaatttaacattttcttttcttttatgatttattgacACTTTTTAGTTGATGTGACTGTCCACTTCAtgtgccacataaggtggtatgAGAATGTGGTAAGAATAACATTATTCCTTTGTGAAATGGAAAAACTAGACTTACCAGAGAGGTAGTACACAATatggtataaaaatgtggtaagtctAGCATAGCATTCCCCTTGTGAAATATGAAGTCAAGTTTTCTTAACGTCTAATATGGGAGAatatgagaatgagagaagatAATTTTTCTGGTTTTCAACATAGTTTCTTTGTATTGCTAACAACAAATTTATACAAGTAGATGGCTTGCTAACCAAGCTAATCATATTTGGTTTCCAAGGCCTGGAACTTGCAAGCTGCAGTCTTCACAAGTCAAGTGAATATTTCCTGTTTCACACCTCCAACATTTATTGCTTTCACACACAAGCTAACATTTAGTGTCCATAATTTCTACATAAAAGCTAAATAGTGACAATGACGGTCAAGTTGTTTGACAATGTCCCGCGACATTGACTTAGATTTTTCTTTGGTGGGTGGAGTTGTTGACTTGATGTGTATCCAAAGACTCGCAATGAAGGATATGTTCAGAAAGGCATTGGCTGAGAATCAAGATCTCAGTTGTGGTCCCTTATCTTCGAGGTTATCTTGTCAAAGGTCAGTAATGTATTTCTAGAGGGAAATTGAATGCAGATTTTGGACTAGTTGTATGGAAGAATTTTCCAGTTGCATGATTCTGATTtactctctatttttttcttgttaatttGTGACAATGTCCACTCTGGGAGTAAATAATCCGGTTTCCAATCACAAGACGCCATGTGAACAAGAAGAATATCTCATAAGTCAATTAATTGAGTctattttttttggcaaaTTATTAGGGAGTTGTacaatattatttcttttttttcctcggAGCTGGACCTGCCAGTTACAATAGTATTAAATGCAATTTCGCCCTACAAAATTCAGAGGCCAGGCCATGTTTCTGGTCTAAGTCACATGTATCtcttatttgtatttgttcATAGAttcttgtcttctttttttttaattttattacaaGGCAGGCCGAagtcagaaaagaaaaaaacctaaCAAGGCACAGCCCTACTTTGGGCTCTTCCTAGATCATCATCTAGCAACAAGCTTGAGAGGGAGACAGGAGCAGACTCGAAGTTATGAAGCCCCAAGGGTAACTCATACCCCAAGTTAGCtgctctgttttgtttttatgggTATAGTCCATGACTAGCCATGTTTTTCAAGCTTGTTATAGTCATACTAGTAAGCCTAGCAGCAGCTGAAGATCTCAATTTCACCTACAATGGTTTCCTGTCTGCTAATCTTAGCCTAGATGGCGTAGCCCACATCACATCCAATGGCCTTCTGAAGCTTACAAATGACACTGGACTCGGCCATGCCTTCTACCCCAACCCAGTAACCTTCAAGAACTCATCCAATGCTACCGCTTTCTCCTTCTCTACCACTTTTGTGTTCGCTATCAGATCCAGATTGGGACCGCGTTTGGGTGGCCATGGAATTGCCTTTGTCATTGCTCCGACAAGAGGGCTCCCGGGAGGTTTTAAAAACCAGTACCTGGGCGTTTTCAATGAAACCAACAACGGCAACGCCAACAACCATATTTTTGCTGTAGAGCTTGACTCCTTTCAGGACCCCGAGCTTGGCGACATCAACAACAACCATGTTGGGATTGATATCAATGGTTTGCGCTCAGTGAAATCAACTCCAGCGGGATATCATGCTCTAAACAATGGCGGTTTCCGAAACTTGACCCTCATCAGTGGTCAACCAATGCAAGTTTGGGTGGATTATGATGGTATCCAGAAGCAAATCAATGTCACTTTGGGTCCAATCAATGTTGATAAACCCCATATTCCACTCTTGTCTTTGAAGAATGACCTTTCCACGGTCCTTAACACGACCATGTATGTTGGCTTCTCCTCTACCCCTGGCTCAGTCATCACATCTCATTATGTTCTAGGATGGAGCTTTGAGATGAATGGCCAGGCTCCAGAACTTGTTCTCTCACAACTTCCTAAGCTGCCCCGAATAGGACGTAAAAAAATATCTAATATTTTGACCGTTGGTGTGCCTGTGATGTCTGTGAGTTTGGTTTTGCTAGCAATTTCAAGTTTAATTTATGCCataagaaggaagaagaagtttGCAGAGCTGCTTGAAGATTGGGAGCTTGAGTATGGGCCTCAAAGGTTTAAATACAAAGAGTTATATATGGCAACAAAAGGGTTTAGGGAGAAGGAGCTTTTGGGAACTGGGGGATTTGGTAAGGTCTATAAAGGCATATTACCTTCCTCCAAAACTGAGATTGCAGTGAAGAGGGTCTCACATGAATCAAGACAGGGGATGAGGGAGTTTGTTGCAGAAGTTATTAGCATTGGCAGACTTCGTCACCGAAATTTAGTACCACTGTTGGGATATTGCAGAAGAAAAGGGGAGCTGCTCTTGGTCTATGACTACATGCCTAATGGAAGCCTGGACAAATACCTATACGACCAACCAGTGGTCACTCTCAATTGGAGGCAGAGGTTCAGAGTGATCAAAGGTGTGGCTTCAGGGTTGTTCTATCTTCATGAAGAATGGGAACAAGTTGTGGTTCACAGAGATGTGAAGGCCAGTAACATATTACtagattcaaaatttaatgCAAGACTAGGAGATTTTGGCCTTGCAAGATTATATGACCACGGAAAGGACCCTAAGACTACTCGTATAGTTGGAACACTTGGGTATCTAGCTCCGGAGAATGCAAGATTAGGCAGGGCCACAACGCACGCCgatgtgttttcttttggggcATTTTTGCTTGAAGTTGCCTGTGGAAGAAGGCCAATACAGACACAAGGTGTTCTGGTTGAtttggtgtttttttgttggaagaGAAGTAATATTCTTGAGGTAATAgatataaatttgggttcagaATTCGTAGCTGAGGAGGTGGAATTGGTGCTGAAGCTTGGGCTGTTGTGCTCTCATTCAGAGCCTTCTGCTAGGCCAAGCATGCGTCAAGTAGTGCATTATTTAGAGGGTGACATTCCACTGCCGGAGTTATCATCTCTTGGTCTTTCTTCTGGTGGCTTGAAGTTCGCACACCACGAAAATTTTGATGATTCGGCAATGTCATATCCGTCTTCTATGGGCAAGGAGATGTCATATGTGCCAGAGTCATCACTTCTCTCAGGGGGTCGCTGAGGCCAATCAATTGTAACTCGAGGCAtataacatatatacatgcagCTTTGAATGTTTCCTTTAGTTTATGA
Protein-coding regions in this window:
- the LOC18772992 gene encoding L-type lectin-domain containing receptor kinase IV.1, producing the protein MFFKLVIVILVSLAAAEDLNFTYNGFLSANLSLDGVAHITSNGLLKLTNDTGLGHAFYPNPVTFKNSSNATAFSFSTTFVFAIRSRLGPRLGGHGIAFVIAPTRGLPGGFKNQYLGVFNETNNGNANNHIFAVELDSFQDPELGDINNNHVGIDINGLRSVKSTPAGYHALNNGGFRNLTLISGQPMQVWVDYDGIQKQINVTLGPINVDKPHIPLLSLKNDLSTVLNTTMYVGFSSTPGSVITSHYVLGWSFEMNGQAPELVLSQLPKLPRIGRKKISNILTVGVPVMSVSLVLLAISSLIYAIRRKKKFAELLEDWELEYGPQRFKYKELYMATKGFREKELLGTGGFGKVYKGILPSSKTEIAVKRVSHESRQGMREFVAEVISIGRLRHRNLVPLLGYCRRKGELLLVYDYMPNGSLDKYLYDQPVVTLNWRQRFRVIKGVASGLFYLHEEWEQVVVHRDVKASNILLDSKFNARLGDFGLARLYDHGKDPKTTRIVGTLGYLAPENARLGRATTHADVFSFGAFLLEVACGRRPIQTQGVLVDLVFFCWKRSNILEVIDINLGSEFVAEEVELVLKLGLLCSHSEPSARPSMRQVVHYLEGDIPLPELSSLGLSSGGLKFAHHENFDDSAMSYPSSMGKEMSYVPESSLLSGGR